Proteins encoded together in one Pogoniulus pusillus isolate bPogPus1 chromosome 18, bPogPus1.pri, whole genome shotgun sequence window:
- the FEZ2 gene encoding fasciculation and elongation protein zeta-2 isoform X2, with protein MAAAASQRDPGDWQDFSGFQAPAGSGPEAARDKGGWDGGDLGTKLSLCFEPPQARAVGGESRVPLRPLTEQSALQDDEIWNALTDNYGNVMPVDWKSSHTRALHLPTLNLSEKGVNDNLNLDLSDDEELREQLDMHSIIVSCINDEPLFTAEQVIEEIEEMMQESPDPDDDETPTQSDRLSILSQEIQTLKRSSTNNSYEERVKRLSVAELNELLEEIETAIKDYSEELVQQLALRDELEFEKEVKNSFISVLIEVQNKQREHKETTKKKKKVKNGSPQNGKQERSHMPGTYLTTVIPYEKKNGPPSVEDLQTLTKILHAMKEDSEKVPSLLTDYILKVLCPT; from the exons ATGGCGGCCGCGGCCTCGCAGCGAGATCCGGGGGACTGGCAAGACTTCTCGGGCTTCCAAGCCCCCGCGGGGAGTGGTCCCGAGGCTGCCCGCGACAAAGGCGGCTGGGACGGTGGGGATCTGGGGACGAAGTTGTCCCTTTGCTTTGAGCCCCCGCAGGCCCGGGCAGTCGGGGGCGAGAGCCGCGTTCCGTTGCGGCCCCTCACGGAGCAAAGCGCCCTGCAGGACGACGA AATTTGGAATGCTTTGACTGATAATTACGGTAATGTAATGCCAGTAGACTGGAAATCTTCCCACACCAGAGCTTTGCATTTGCCAACACTGAATCTGTCAGAAAAAGGG GTAAATGATAATTTGAACCTTGACCTGTCAGATGATGAAGAGCTGAGAGAACAGCTGGATATGCATTCTATCATTGTTTCCTGCATCAACGATGAACccctcttcacagcagagcag gtAATCGAAGAAATAGAGGAAATGATGCAGGAATCACCTGATCCAGATGATGATGAAACACCCACCCAGTCAGATCGACTCTCCATACTCTCTCAGGAAATTCAAACACTCAAGAGGTCCAGTACAAACAACAGCTATGAAGAGA GAGTAAAAAGATTATCTGTTGCTGAGTTAAATGAGCTGCTAGAAGAAATTGAGACTGCTATTAAGGATTATTCTGAGGAGTTAGTACAGCAGTTGGCTCTACGAGATGAGTTGGAGTTTGAAAAGGAAGtgaaaaatagcttcatttctgtcctcATCGAAGTACAAAACAAACAGAGAGAacacaaagaaacaacaaagaagaaaaagaaggtgaAAAATGGTAGTCCTCAGAATGGCAAACAAGAAAGAAGTCATATGCCTGGAACA TACTTAACAACCGTTATTCCTTACGAGAAGAAAAATGGACCCCCATCTGTTGAAGATCTTCAGACATTAACCAAAA TCCTCCATGCCATGAAAGAAGACAGTGAGAAAGTGCCAAGCTTGTTAACAGACTATATTTTAAAGG
- the FEZ2 gene encoding fasciculation and elongation protein zeta-2 isoform X1, with protein MAAAASQRDPGDWQDFSGFQAPAGSGPEAARDKGGWDGGDLGTKLSLCFEPPQARAVGGESRVPLRPLTEQSALQDDEIWNALTDNYGNVMPVDWKSSHTRALHLPTLNLSEKGVNDNLNLDLSDDEELREQLDMHSIIVSCINDEPLFTAEQVIEEIEEMMQESPDPDDDETPTQSDRLSILSQEIQTLKRSSTNNSYEERVKRLSVAELNELLEEIETAIKDYSEELVQQLALRDELEFEKEVKNSFISVLIEVQNKQREHKETTKKKKKVKNGSPQNGKQERSHMPGTRFSMEGISNVIQNGFRHTFGNSGGEKQYLTTVIPYEKKNGPPSVEDLQTLTKILHAMKEDSEKVPSLLTDYILKVLCPT; from the exons ATGGCGGCCGCGGCCTCGCAGCGAGATCCGGGGGACTGGCAAGACTTCTCGGGCTTCCAAGCCCCCGCGGGGAGTGGTCCCGAGGCTGCCCGCGACAAAGGCGGCTGGGACGGTGGGGATCTGGGGACGAAGTTGTCCCTTTGCTTTGAGCCCCCGCAGGCCCGGGCAGTCGGGGGCGAGAGCCGCGTTCCGTTGCGGCCCCTCACGGAGCAAAGCGCCCTGCAGGACGACGA AATTTGGAATGCTTTGACTGATAATTACGGTAATGTAATGCCAGTAGACTGGAAATCTTCCCACACCAGAGCTTTGCATTTGCCAACACTGAATCTGTCAGAAAAAGGG GTAAATGATAATTTGAACCTTGACCTGTCAGATGATGAAGAGCTGAGAGAACAGCTGGATATGCATTCTATCATTGTTTCCTGCATCAACGATGAACccctcttcacagcagagcag gtAATCGAAGAAATAGAGGAAATGATGCAGGAATCACCTGATCCAGATGATGATGAAACACCCACCCAGTCAGATCGACTCTCCATACTCTCTCAGGAAATTCAAACACTCAAGAGGTCCAGTACAAACAACAGCTATGAAGAGA GAGTAAAAAGATTATCTGTTGCTGAGTTAAATGAGCTGCTAGAAGAAATTGAGACTGCTATTAAGGATTATTCTGAGGAGTTAGTACAGCAGTTGGCTCTACGAGATGAGTTGGAGTTTGAAAAGGAAGtgaaaaatagcttcatttctgtcctcATCGAAGTACAAAACAAACAGAGAGAacacaaagaaacaacaaagaagaaaaagaaggtgaAAAATGGTAGTCCTCAGAATGGCAAACAAGAAAGAAGTCATATGCCTGGAACA CGCTTCAGcatggaagggatctcaaatgTCATACAGAATGGCTTCCGCCACACCTTTGGAAACTCAGGTGGAGAGAAACAG TACTTAACAACCGTTATTCCTTACGAGAAGAAAAATGGACCCCCATCTGTTGAAGATCTTCAGACATTAACCAAAA TCCTCCATGCCATGAAAGAAGACAGTGAGAAAGTGCCAAGCTTGTTAACAGACTATATTTTAAAGG